A genomic region of Ochotona princeps isolate mOchPri1 chromosome 17, mOchPri1.hap1, whole genome shotgun sequence contains the following coding sequences:
- the SMTNL2 gene encoding smoothelin-like protein 2 isoform X1 has product MPKAGGWSRAGPGPASRVRPHPPGAQSPGPARPCARPSGRPSGAASRTLPVPTPSGRGRVSSRVCPLLRPVMEPSPEAEEERTVREALGRYEAALEGAVRALHEDMQGLQRGVERRVAEALRLAGPLARTVAELQRDNQRLQAQLERLTRQVEALGLATGLSPAPGTPSTPSPPPASGAPERAPRLGTARFASHATFSLSGRGQSVDHEDTSELEMRRTSNSCILDNGHLPGAGPGDSPTEVAQTFPTPGPSKPRPVSLSLRQPHQPVTAITRVSERFSGETSAAALSPTSAAVLGGFSPSPSEATTPWTPSPSDKTPSLTRSLSSSGYGMVTAGKCNDSPPLVTPPQSPPSLSPPATTQAPRQGERRRELVRSQTLPRTSGAQARKALFEKWEQDTAGKGKGETRAKLKRSQSFGVASASSIKQILLEWCRSKTLGYQHVDLQNFSSSWSDGMAFCALVHSFFPDAFDYNALSPTQRQKNFELAFSMAENLANCERLIEVEDMMVMGRKPDPMCVFTYVQSLYNHLRRFE; this is encoded by the exons ATGCCCAAGGCAGGGGGCTGGTCCCGGGCGGGTCCCGGCCCCGCCTCTCGGGTCCGCCCCCACCCGCCCGGCGCCCAGTCCCCAGGCCCGGCCCGCCCCTGCGCCCGCCCCTCCGGCCGCCCCTCGGGCGCAGCCAGCCGCACACTGCCAGTGCCCACACCGAGCGGCCGAGGTCGGGTCTCCTCCCGTGTCTGTCCGCTTCTCAGACCGGTCATGGAGCCAAGCCCCGAAGCCGAGGAGGAGCGCACAGTGCGGGAGGCTCTCGGGCGCTACGAGGCCGCGCTGGAAGGCGCAGTGCGCGCGCTGCACGAGGACATGCAGGGGCTGCAGCGGGGCGTGGAGCGGCGAGTGGCCGAGGCGCTGCGCCTGGCCGGCCCGCTGGCGCGCACCGTGGCGGAGCTGCAGCGCGACAATCAGCGACTGCAGGCTCAGCTCGAGCGCTTGACGCGCCAGGTGGAGGCGCTGGGCTTGGCCACAGGGCTGTCTCCCGCGCCCGGCACGCCCAGCACACCCAGCCCTCCACCCGCCTCTGGGGCTCCGGAGCGTGCGCCCCGCCTGGGCACCGCACGCTTCGCCAGCCACGCCACCTTCTCGCTGTCCGGCCGGGGCCAG aGTGTGGATCACGAGGACACCAGTGAGCTGGAGATGAGGAGGACCTCCAACTCGTGCATCCTGGACAATGGGCACCTGCCCGGGGCAG GTCCAGGTGACAGCCCCACTGAGGTTGCACAGACCTTCCCGACCCCGGGACCCTCCAAGCCTCGCCCCGTGAGTCTCTCCTTGCGGCAGCCCCACCAGCCAGTCACGGCCATCACCCGCGTCTCCGAGAGGTTCTCTGGGGAGACCTCTGCCGCCGCTCTGTCCCCGACATCTGCTGCAGTCCTGGGGGGCTTCAGCCCAAGCCCCAGTGAGGCCACCACCCCCTGGACTCCCAGTCCCAGTG ATAAGACTCCCTCTCTTACGCGGTCTCTGTCAAGCTCTGGCTACGGGATGGTGACGGCAGGCAAGTGCAATGACAG CCCACCACTGGTGACACCACCTCAGTCACCTCCATCTCTGTCGCCGCCAGCCACGACTCAGGCCCCGCGCCAGGGTGAGCGTCGTCGGGAGCTGGTGAGGTCGCAGACGCTGCCCCGCACCTCGGGGGCCCAGGCCCGCAAGGCGTTGTTTGAGAAGTGGGAGCAGGATACGGCCGGCAA GGGTAAGGGTGAGACCCGGGCCAAGCTGAAGCGGTCCCAGAGCTTCGGCGTGGCCAGCGCCAGCAGCATCAAGCAGATCTTGCTCGAGTGGTGCCGCAGCAAGACCTTGGGCTACCAG CACGTGGATCTGCAGAACTTCTCCTCCAGCTGGAGCGATGGCATGGCCTTCTGTGCCCTGGTGCACTCCTTCTTCCCCGACGCCTTTGACTACAACGCACTGAGCCCCACGCAGCGGCAGAAGAACTTCGAGCTGGCCTTCAGCATGGCTGA GAACCTGGCCAATTGCGAGCGCCTCATCGAAGTGGAGGACATGATGGTGATGGGCCGCAAGCCAGATCCCATGTGTGTCTTCACCTATGTGCAGTCCCTCTACAACCACCTGCGTCGCTTCGAGTAA
- the SMTNL2 gene encoding smoothelin-like protein 2 isoform X2 has product MRRTSNSCILDNGHLPGAGPGDSPTEVAQTFPTPGPSKPRPVSLSLRQPHQPVTAITRVSERFSGETSAAALSPTSAAVLGGFSPSPSEATTPWTPSPSDKTPSLTRSLSSSGYGMVTAGKCNDSPPLVTPPQSPPSLSPPATTQAPRQGERRRELVRSQTLPRTSGAQARKALFEKWEQDTAGKGKGETRAKLKRSQSFGVASASSIKQILLEWCRSKTLGYQHVDLQNFSSSWSDGMAFCALVHSFFPDAFDYNALSPTQRQKNFELAFSMAENLANCERLIEVEDMMVMGRKPDPMCVFTYVQSLYNHLRRFE; this is encoded by the exons ATGAGGAGGACCTCCAACTCGTGCATCCTGGACAATGGGCACCTGCCCGGGGCAG GTCCAGGTGACAGCCCCACTGAGGTTGCACAGACCTTCCCGACCCCGGGACCCTCCAAGCCTCGCCCCGTGAGTCTCTCCTTGCGGCAGCCCCACCAGCCAGTCACGGCCATCACCCGCGTCTCCGAGAGGTTCTCTGGGGAGACCTCTGCCGCCGCTCTGTCCCCGACATCTGCTGCAGTCCTGGGGGGCTTCAGCCCAAGCCCCAGTGAGGCCACCACCCCCTGGACTCCCAGTCCCAGTG ATAAGACTCCCTCTCTTACGCGGTCTCTGTCAAGCTCTGGCTACGGGATGGTGACGGCAGGCAAGTGCAATGACAG CCCACCACTGGTGACACCACCTCAGTCACCTCCATCTCTGTCGCCGCCAGCCACGACTCAGGCCCCGCGCCAGGGTGAGCGTCGTCGGGAGCTGGTGAGGTCGCAGACGCTGCCCCGCACCTCGGGGGCCCAGGCCCGCAAGGCGTTGTTTGAGAAGTGGGAGCAGGATACGGCCGGCAA GGGTAAGGGTGAGACCCGGGCCAAGCTGAAGCGGTCCCAGAGCTTCGGCGTGGCCAGCGCCAGCAGCATCAAGCAGATCTTGCTCGAGTGGTGCCGCAGCAAGACCTTGGGCTACCAG CACGTGGATCTGCAGAACTTCTCCTCCAGCTGGAGCGATGGCATGGCCTTCTGTGCCCTGGTGCACTCCTTCTTCCCCGACGCCTTTGACTACAACGCACTGAGCCCCACGCAGCGGCAGAAGAACTTCGAGCTGGCCTTCAGCATGGCTGA GAACCTGGCCAATTGCGAGCGCCTCATCGAAGTGGAGGACATGATGGTGATGGGCCGCAAGCCAGATCCCATGTGTGTCTTCACCTATGTGCAGTCCCTCTACAACCACCTGCGTCGCTTCGAGTAA